A genome region from Coffea arabica cultivar ET-39 chromosome 7e, Coffea Arabica ET-39 HiFi, whole genome shotgun sequence includes the following:
- the LOC113699134 gene encoding zinc-finger homeodomain protein 8-like: protein MDLTVTNTTITTTASVKTPEAETETPTRIQPSKPSSFSNGVLKRHPAVHHHFHHHHASFNNNNNHHHHPHATLLVTYKECLKNHAASLGGHAVDGCGEFMPSPTATPTDPTSLKCAACGCHRNFHRREPEEPLPPPNTTAALEYQPHHRHHPPPPLPPAQRSSGGHSSPSSPSPPPISSSYYPSAPHMLLALSAGLSGPPQDSNIPITPTANAGAAVTAGNSNGRKRYRTKFTPDQKEKMLDFAEKVGWKIQKRDEDLIAEFCNEIGVDKGVLKVWMHNNKNTFGKRDQANISSGGANSAAAGAAATTDNGNGMEFTIHYHHQNHENNNDNKNGSHNHELMHHSDSVSAHVVATNGSSSSS, encoded by the coding sequence ATGGACTTAACTGTCACTAATACCACAATCACCACCACTGCATCTGTCAAAACCCCCGAAGCTGAAACCGAAACCCCAACGCGGATCCAACCATCTAAGCCCTCTTCTTTCTCTAACGGCGTCCTCAAGCGCCACCCTGCTGTCCACCACCACTTCCACCACCACCACGCCAGcttcaacaacaacaacaaccaccaccaccacccacATGCTACCCTTCTGGTTACTTACAAGGAATGCCTCAAGAACCACGCCGCCAGCTTGGGAGGCCACGCCGTCGACGGTTGCGGCGAGTTCATGCCTTCCCCTACTGCCACTCCCACTGACCCCACCTCCCTCAAATGCGCTGCCTGCGGCTGCCACCGCAACTTCCACCGCCGGGAGCCTGAAGAGCCGCTCCCACCTCCTAACACCACCGCAGCTCTCGAGTACCAGCCCCACCACCGCCACCATCCTCCACCTCCGCTCCCACCAGCTCAACGTAGCAGCGGTGGACACAGCAGCCCCAGTTCTCCGTCTCCTCCGCCGATCTCCTCGTCATATTACCCCTCGGCTCCCCACATGCTTCTCGCCCTCAGTGCAGGCTTGTCGGGCCCGCCCCAGGACAGCAACATCCCCATAACCCCCACGGCCAACGCGGGCGCCGCTGTCACGGCTGGAAACTCGAATGGGAGGAAGAGGTACCGGACAAAATTCACTCCGGATCAGAAGGAAAAAATGCTGGATTTCGCTGAGAAAGTTGGATGGAAAATTCAGAAGAGAGACGAAGATTTGATCGCGGAATTCTGCAACGAAATTGGGGTGGATAAAGGGGTGCTCAAAGTTTGGATGCATAACAACAaaaacacttttggaaagaGAGATCAAGCTAACATTTCCTCCGGCGGGGCCAACTCCGCGGCCGCAGGAGCAGCAGCAACGACAGACAACGGCAACGGTATGGAATTCACTATCCACTACCACcaccaaaatcatgaaaacaACAATGACAACAAAAACGGGAGTCATAACCACGAGTTAATGCACCATAGTGATAGTGTTAGTGCTCATGTTGTGGCCACTAACGGGTCATCCTCTTCTTCTTGA
- the LOC140004127 gene encoding structural maintenance of chromosomes protein 4-like, translating into MPEDIEMESAAPDDEVAGTGSHSTQMGSRTPRLFIKEMVMRDFKSYAGEQRVGPFHKSFSAVVGPNGSGKSNVIDAMLFVFGKRAKQMRLNKVSELIHNSTNHQNLDSAGVSVHFQEIIDLDDGTYEAVPGSDFVITRVAFRDNSSKYHINDRGSNFTEVTKKLKGKGVDLDNNRFLILQGEVEQISLMKPKAQGPHDEGFLEYLEDIIGTNKYVEKIDESLKQLEALNERRSGVVQMVKLAEKERDSLEGVKNEAEAYMLKELSLLKWQEKATNLACADNTKKIEELQTNVTSLEDNLKTEREKIQGNHTMLKELEALHLKYMKKQEELDSGLRHCKDEFKEFERQDVKYREDLKHLKEKIKKVVDKLAKDTRKVDDTRKDCEESTNLIPQLEADIPKLQQTLMEEEKLLDEIMENSKVETEVFHKELAEVRSELQPWENELIEHKGKLEVACTESKLLSEKHDAGRAAYEDAQEQIREIHRRIDAKVSSITSIQSELQKNKLEALEARGVEKNCLEEQEKLVLLEQAARQKVAELMSVMNSEKSQGSVLTAVLRAKESNAIPGIYGRMGDLGAIDAKYDVAISTACPGLDYIVVETTAAAQACVELLRRQNLGVATFMILEKQANFLPRLKEKVSTPEGVPRLFDLITVQDERMKLAFFAALRNTVVAKDIDQATRIAYGRNKEFRRVVTLDGALFEKSGTMSGGGSKPRGGKMGTAIRATSVSAEVIADAEKELSMHVEGLNHLRQTIVDAAKHYLASEKSVSHLEIELAKSQQEVDSLKSQLSDLEKQLESLKFASFPRKDEVDRLGELKKIISAEEKEIDRLTQGSKKLKEKAMELQKKIENAGGERLKIQKSKVDRIQSDINKNRTEINRRKVQIETGEKTIKKLSKGIEESEKEKERLNGQKESLKTTFKEIEQKAFIVQENYNKTQKLIDQHKDVLDKAKSDYEKLKKTVDELRASEVDAEYKLQDMKKIYKELEMKGKGYKKRLDDLHISLTKHMEQIQKDLVDPEKLQATLTDEVLGETGDLNRALEMVALLEAQLKEMNPNLDSISEYRHKTSLYNQRVEDLSQVTQQRDEKRKQYDEWRKRRLDEFMAGFNIISLKLKEMYQMITLGGDAELELVDSLDPFSEGVVFSVRPPKKSWKNIANLSGGEKTLSSLALVFALHHYKPTPLYVMDEIDAALDFKNVSIVGHYVKDRTKDAQFVIISLRNNMFELADRLVGIYKTDNCTKSITINPGSFVVCGKAA; encoded by the exons ATGCCGGAGGATATCGAGATGGAATCGGCAGCTCCTGACGACGAGGTAGCAGGCACCGGTTCTCATTCGACTCAGATGGGATCTAGAACTCCTAGGCTCTTCATAAAAGAGATGGTCATGAGAGATTTCAAATCCTACGCCGGCGAACAGCGCGTTGGCCCTTTTCACAAG AGTTTCTCGGCCGTGGTCGGTCCAAATGGTAGCGGAAAAAGCAACGTAATTGACGCTATGCTCTTCGTGTTTGGAAAGCGAGCAAAACAG ATGCGTCTCAACAAAGTATCAGAGCTCATTCACAATTCGACTAACCATCAGAATTTGGACAGTGCTGGAGTGTCAGTCCACTTTCAGGAGATAATCGATTTG GATGATGGGACATATGAAGCTGTCCCTGGAAGCGATTTTGTTATAACACGTGTTGCTTTTCGAGACAACTCCTCCAAGTACCATATAAACGACCGGGGAAGTAACTTTACTGAAGTCACGAAGAAATTGAAAGGGAAAGGAGTGGACTTGGACAATAATCGGTTTCTGATCCTTCAG GGTGAGGTGGAACAGATATCATTGATGAAGCCAAAGGCACAAGGACCCCATGATGAAGGATTTCTCGAGTATCTTGAAGACATAATAGGAACTAACAAATATGTAGAGAAAATTGATGAATCATTGAAGCA GCTGGAAGCCCTTAACGAAAGAAGGTCTGGTGTGGTTCAAATGGTGAAGttagctgaaaaagaaagagatagCTTGGAG ggggtgaaaaatgaagcagaAGCTTACATGCTTAAGGAACTATCCCTGCTCAAATGGCAAGAGAAAGCTACTAATCTAGCCTGTGCAGATAACACTAAAAAGATTGAGGAACTGCAGACAAATGTTACCAGCCTGGAAGACAATCTTAAAACTGAACG GGAGAAAATTCAAGGAAACCACACAATGCTGAAGGAACTTGAAGCTTTGCACTTGAAATATATGAAAAAGCAGGAG GAACTTGATAGTGGACTCAGGCATTGCAAAGACGAGTTCAAGGAATTTGAAAGGCAAGATGTGAAGTATCGTGAAGATTTGAAACATTTGAAGGAAAAGATTAAGAAAGTAGTTGATAAACTTGCAAAG GATACCAGAAAAGTTGATGACACCAGGAAGGACTGCGAAGAGTCAACAAATCTGATTCCACAGTTAGAGGCAGACATTCCAAAACTGCAGCAAACTTTGATGGAAGAGGAGAAACTTTTGGATGAGATTATGGAAAACTCTAAAG TTGAAACTGAGGTTTTCCACAAGGAGCTTGCTGAAGTTCGTTCTGAACTACAACCGTGGGAAAATGAACTGATTGAGCACAAAGGAAAACTTGAAGTTGCATGTACTGAAAGTAAACTTCTGAGTGAAAAG CATGATGCTGGTCGTGCTGCTTATGAGGATGCTCAAGAACAGATTAGGGAAATACATAGGAGAATTGATGCAAAGGTCTCAAGTATTACAAGCATCCAGAGTGAGTTACAGAAGAACAAGCTAGAGGCATTAGAAGCTCGAGGGGTTGAAAAA aactgccttgaagaacaagaaaagttagttcttCTCGAACAGGCTGCTAGACAAAAGGTTGCAGAGCTCATGTCCGTAATGAATTCTGAAAAGAGTCAAGGATCTGTCTTAACAGCGGTATTGCGGGCTAAGGAATCAAATGCAATACCAGGAATATATGGTCGAATGGGCGATTTGGGTGCAATTGATG CAAAATATGATGTTGCAATATCAACAGCATGTCCTGGACTTGATTATATTGTGGTTGAAACAACTGCAGCAGCGCAAGCTTGTGTCGAGCTCCTTCGGCGCCAAAACCTTGGTGTTGCAACCTTCATGATTTTG GAGAAACAAGCCAACTTTTTGCCAAGACTGAAGGAGAAAGTTAGCACACCTGAAGGAGTTCCCCGACTGTTCGATTTGATTACGGTTCAGGATGAAAGAATGAAACTTGCCTTTTTTGCTGCACTAAGGAATACTGTTGTTGCGAAAGATATTGATCAG GCAACACGCATAGCGTATGGTCGAAACAAAGAGTTCAGGCGTGTTGTAACTCTTGATGGTGCTCTCTTTGAAAAATCTGGTACAATGAGTGGTGGGGGAAGTAAACCCCGTGGAGGCAAGATGGGTACAGCTATACGAGCTACTAGTGTCTCTGCAGAAGTTATTGCAGATGCTGAAAAGGAGCTCTCTATGCATGTAGAAGGTTTAAATCATCTACGCCAAACAATTGTGGATGCTGCAAAGCATTACCTGGCTTCAGAGAAATCAGTTTCACATTTGGAGATTGAACTAGCAAAGAGTCAACAGGAG GTTGACAGTTTAAAGTCACAGCTTAGTGATCTAGAAAAGCAACTCGAGTCTCTAAAGTTCGCTTCTTTTCCCCGAAAAGATGAGGTTGATAGACTTggagaattgaagaaaataataTCTGctgaagaaaaggaaatagatAGACTTACACAAGGTTCAAAGAAGTTAAAGGAGAAG GCTATGGAGCTTCAGAAAAAGATTGAGAATGCAGGCGGTGAAAGgttgaaaattcaaaagtcaaaagttgaTCGAATTCAGTCT GACATAAACAAAAACAGGACAGAGATCAATCGCCGCAAAGTTCAAATCGAAACAGGTGAGAAAACAATAAAGAAACTGAGCAAGGGGATTGAAGAATCAGAGAAGGAGAAAGAACGGCTTAATGGACAGAAAGAATCATTGAAAACAACCTTCAAAGAGATTGAGCAGAAGGCATTTATTGTTCAGGAGAATTATAACAAGACACAGAAG CTAATTGATCAGCACAAAGATGTGCTGGACAAAGCCAAATCTGACTATGAAAAGCTGAAGAAAACTGTGGATGAGTTGCGGGCCTCAGAG GTTGATGCTGAGTACAAGCTTCAAGACATGAAGAAGATTTACAAAGAGCTggaaatgaaggggaaaggatacaagaaaaggctagatgatcTGCATATTTCTCTCACCAAGCACATGGAGCA aATTCAGAAAGATTTGGTGGACCCAGAAAAGCTCCAAGCAACACTGACAGATGAAGTTCTTGGAGAGACTGGTGACCTTAATCGAGCTCTTGAGATGGTGGCCCTCCTTGAAGCTCAACTGAAAGAGATGAATCCAAATCTTGATTCGATTTCCGA GTATCGGCATAAAACATCTTTGTACAACCAAAGAGTTGAAGATCTTAGTCAAGTTACACAACAGCGTGATGAGAAAAGGAAGCAATACGATGAATGGAGAAAGAGAAG GTTGGATGAGTTCATGGCAGGTTTCAACATAATATCattgaagctaaaagaaatgTATCAG ATGATTACTCTTGGAGGTGATGCAGAACTTGAGTTAGTGGACTCTTTGGATCCTTTTTCTGAGGGTGTTGTTTTCAGTGTCAGACCACCTAAAAAGAGCTGGAAAAACATTGCAAACTTGTCTGGAGGTGAAAAG ACTCTCAGCTCTTTAGCTCTTGTTTTTGCACTTCACCATTATAAACCCACTCCATTATATGTGATGGATGAGATTGATGCAGCTTTGG ATTTTAAGAATGTTTCAATTGTGGGGCACTATGTGAAAGACCGTACCAAGGATGCACAATTCGTAATTATCAG CCTCAGAAACAACATGTTTGAGCTGGCTGATCGACTTGTTGGGATCTACAAAACTGACAATTGCACCAAAAGTATCACTATCAACCCGGGAAGTTTTGTGGTGTGCGGAAAGGCTGCTTGA
- the LOC113699311 gene encoding aquaporin NIP2-1 gives MENGQAKVNASSRKEGHGSVSTERQQISQMPLSSNLGRLYGECCPPGFIRKATAEIIATYLLVFVTCGSAALSASDEHKVSKLGASVAGGLIVTVMIYAVGHISGAHMNPAVTLAFAAVRHFPWKQVPFYAGAQLTGAISAGFTLHVLLHPIEHVGTTSPPGTTIQALVMEIVVTFSMMFVTSAVATDTKAIGELAGIAVGSAVCISSILAGPISGGSMNPARSIGPAIASDYYEGIWVYVVGPVCGTLLGAWSYNFIRVTDKPVHAISNSLSFQLRRMRSNQESIADEDPLNSL, from the exons ATGGAGAATGGGCAGGCAAAGGTCAATGCTTCTTCCAGAAAAGAGGGACATGGATCGGTTTCAACCGAAAGACAGCAGATATCGCAGATGCCTTTGAGTAGTAACCTTGGGAGACTGTATGGAGAATGTTGTCCGCCTGGATTTATCAGGAAG GCTACAGCGGAGATAATAGCGACGTATCTGTTGGTATTCGTGACATGCGGTTCGGCGGCTCTAAGCGCGAGCGACGAACACAAAGTCTCGAAGCTGGGAGCGTCGGTGGCCGGGGGACTCATCGTCACCGTTATGATCTATGCAGTTGGACATATCTCCGGTGCCCACATGAACCCTGCTGTCACCTTGGCTTTTGCTGCTGTCCGACACTTCCCATGGAAGCAG GTACCGTTTTATGCAGGAGCCCAGCTAACAGGAGCAATTTCAGCTGGATTCACACTCCACGTATTGCTCCACCCAATTGAACATGTTGGAACTACATCCCCTCCCGGAACAACCATTCAAGCTCTGGTAATGGAAATAGTTGTGACGTTCTCTATGATGTTCGTCACCTCTGCAGTGGCAACTGATACCAAAGCA ATAGGGGAGCTCGCAGGTATTGCGGTTGGTTCCGCCGTCTGCATTTCTTCCATTTTGGCTGG GCCAATCTCGGGAGGATCCATGAACCCAGCAAGGAGTATTGGTCCAGCAATAGCAAGCGATTACTACGAGGGGATTTGGGTGTACGTTGTTGGACCTGTATGTGGAACATTGCTTGGAGCATGGTCCTACAATTTCATTCGGGTGACGGACAAGCCAGTTCACGCAATATCAAATTCGCTTTCATTTCAGCTCCGGCGAATGAGGAGCAATCAGGAAAGCATTGCAGATGAAGACCCGCTCAACTCACTCTAA
- the LOC113698224 gene encoding amino acid transporter AVT1I isoform X1, with the protein MDPEEPGNGFSSRTIPLLVSSTSSSSSSNHTRDPIIIHSLSTSGNTSFYKTCFNGLNALSGVGILSVPYALSSGGWFSLMLLLVIASSALYTGLLIQRCMDMDPSIRSYPDIGERAFGAKGRALVSIVMNTELYMVATGFLILEGDNLYNLLPDVNFEIGGLKIGGRESFVIMVGLIILPTVWLNNMSILSYISASGVVASLLLLCSIFWAGEFDGIGFHHKGVLINWSGIPTAASLYSFCYCAHPVFPTLYTSMRDQRQFSKVLGICFLVCTISYALVAIVGYLMFGSELMSQITLNLPIDKISSRVAIYTTLVNPIAKYALMVIPIVNAIETRLPLNCHKRSYSLFVRTSLVLSTVIVSLAIPLFGYLMSLVGAFLSVTASAILPCLCFLKISGIYQTLGLEQLVMVGIVLMGISIMIVGTYTSVMEIVMHFVT; encoded by the exons ATGGATCCTGAAGAACCAGGAAATGGTTTCTCAAGCAGGACCATTCCTCTCCTGGTTAGCAGCACTAGcagtagcagcagcagcaatcACACCAGGGATCCCATTATTATCCACTCCCTTTCAACGTCGGGCAATACCTCTTTTTATAAAACTTGTTTCAACGGCCTCAACGCTTTATCAG GAGTTGGAATACTCTCAGTACCATATGCCTTGTCATCAGGCGGATGGTTCAGCTTGATGCTACTGCTAGTTATTGCATCCTCTGCTCTTTATACTGGCTTGCTTATCCAGAGATGCATGGATATGGATCCAAGCATAAGGAGCTACCCCGATATCGGTGAGCGCGCATTTGGGGCAAAAGGAAGAGCACTTGTATCCATTGTAATGAATACTGAACTCTATATGGTGGCAACCGGTTTCTTGATTCTTGAAGGAGATAATTTATACAACTTGCTCCCTGATGTCAATTTCGAAATTGGGGGTCTTAAAATCGGAGGAAGAGAGAGCTTTGTTATCATGGTTGGCCTTATAATACTGCCTACTGTTTGGTTGAACAACATGAGCATCCTTTCTTATATTTCTGCCAGCGGAGTTGTAGCTTCTCTCCTACTTCTTTGTTCAATCTTCTGGGCTGGGGAGTTTGATGGCATTGGATTTCATCACAAGGGAGTTCTAATAAATTGGAGCGGAATTCCAACTGCTGCGAGCCTTTATTCCTTCTGTTACTGCGCTCATCCAGTTTTTCCCACCTTGTACACTTCCATGAGAGATCAGAGACAATTTTCCAAG GTTCTGGGAATATGCTTTCTTGTATGCACTATTTCGTATGCATTGGTGGCAATTGTGGGTTACCTGATGTTCGGTTCAGAACTCATGTCTCAAATAACATTGAACCTTCCAATCGACAAGATTAGCTCGAGAGTGGCAATATACACCACATTGGTCAATCCCATAGCCAAATATGCTCTGATGGTAATACCAATTGTGAATGCCATTGAGACTAGGCTGCCGTTAAATTGTCATAAGAGGTCATATAGCCTCTTCGTCCGAACCAGCCTGGTCCTTAGCACTGTTATTGTGTCCCTGGCCATACCGCTTTTTGGGTATCTCATGTCACTTGTTGGAGCATTTCTGAGCGTCACAGCCTCCGCCATACTTCCTTGCCTGTGCTTcttgaagatttctggcattTACCAGACATTAGGTCTTGAGCAGCTGGTAATGGTCGGCATTGTCTTGATGGGCATTTCTATTATGATAGTTGGAACCTATACATCTGTGATGGAAATTGTAATGCATTTTGTAACGTGA
- the LOC113698224 gene encoding amino acid transporter AVT1I isoform X2 — protein MLLLVIASSALYTGLLIQRCMDMDPSIRSYPDIGERAFGAKGRALVSIVMNTELYMVATGFLILEGDNLYNLLPDVNFEIGGLKIGGRESFVIMVGLIILPTVWLNNMSILSYISASGVVASLLLLCSIFWAGEFDGIGFHHKGVLINWSGIPTAASLYSFCYCAHPVFPTLYTSMRDQRQFSKVLGICFLVCTISYALVAIVGYLMFGSELMSQITLNLPIDKISSRVAIYTTLVNPIAKYALMVIPIVNAIETRLPLNCHKRSYSLFVRTSLVLSTVIVSLAIPLFGYLMSLVGAFLSVTASAILPCLCFLKISGIYQTLGLEQLVMVGIVLMGISIMIVGTYTSVMEIVMHFVT, from the exons ATGCTACTGCTAGTTATTGCATCCTCTGCTCTTTATACTGGCTTGCTTATCCAGAGATGCATGGATATGGATCCAAGCATAAGGAGCTACCCCGATATCGGTGAGCGCGCATTTGGGGCAAAAGGAAGAGCACTTGTATCCATTGTAATGAATACTGAACTCTATATGGTGGCAACCGGTTTCTTGATTCTTGAAGGAGATAATTTATACAACTTGCTCCCTGATGTCAATTTCGAAATTGGGGGTCTTAAAATCGGAGGAAGAGAGAGCTTTGTTATCATGGTTGGCCTTATAATACTGCCTACTGTTTGGTTGAACAACATGAGCATCCTTTCTTATATTTCTGCCAGCGGAGTTGTAGCTTCTCTCCTACTTCTTTGTTCAATCTTCTGGGCTGGGGAGTTTGATGGCATTGGATTTCATCACAAGGGAGTTCTAATAAATTGGAGCGGAATTCCAACTGCTGCGAGCCTTTATTCCTTCTGTTACTGCGCTCATCCAGTTTTTCCCACCTTGTACACTTCCATGAGAGATCAGAGACAATTTTCCAAG GTTCTGGGAATATGCTTTCTTGTATGCACTATTTCGTATGCATTGGTGGCAATTGTGGGTTACCTGATGTTCGGTTCAGAACTCATGTCTCAAATAACATTGAACCTTCCAATCGACAAGATTAGCTCGAGAGTGGCAATATACACCACATTGGTCAATCCCATAGCCAAATATGCTCTGATGGTAATACCAATTGTGAATGCCATTGAGACTAGGCTGCCGTTAAATTGTCATAAGAGGTCATATAGCCTCTTCGTCCGAACCAGCCTGGTCCTTAGCACTGTTATTGTGTCCCTGGCCATACCGCTTTTTGGGTATCTCATGTCACTTGTTGGAGCATTTCTGAGCGTCACAGCCTCCGCCATACTTCCTTGCCTGTGCTTcttgaagatttctggcattTACCAGACATTAGGTCTTGAGCAGCTGGTAATGGTCGGCATTGTCTTGATGGGCATTTCTATTATGATAGTTGGAACCTATACATCTGTGATGGAAATTGTAATGCATTTTGTAACGTGA